From one Asterias amurensis chromosome 10, ASM3211899v1 genomic stretch:
- the LOC139943144 gene encoding cleavage and polyadenylation specificity factor subunit 3-like: MATKRRSETQVPAEESDRLIIRPLGAGQEVGRSCIMLEFKGKKIMLDCGIHPGREGLDSLPFFDMIDPEEIDLLLISHFHLDHCGALPFFLKKTKFQGRIFMTHATKAIYRWLLSDYVKVSNISAEKMLYTDNDLQNSMDRIETINFHQEIEASGVKFWCYNAGHVLGAAMFMIEIAGVKILYTGDFSRQEDRHLMAAEIPNIKPDILITESTYGTHIHEKRDEREARFTGTIHDIVNRGGRCLIPVFALGRAQELLLILDEYWANHPELHDIPVYYASSLAKKCMSVYQTYINAMNEKIRQQIAISNPFVFKHISNLRGMDHFDDVGPSVVMASPGMMQSGLSRELFETWCTERKNGLIIAGYCVEGTMAKTVMQSPEEITTMNGLKIPLKMSVDYISFSAHTDYEQTSEFIRALKPPHIVLVHGEANEMSRLKTALLREYEDDEESHIQIHNPRITQAVELYFRGEKMAKVMGTLASNKISKDNRISGILVKRNFNYHIMAPSDLAEYTDLAVSTLTQRMSVAYNAPLSLLTHYLTQLSGDVEYVEVYNKPALRIFSAVTIVHEPAKGMVTLEWVANAVNDMYADAVMAIVVKVSTDPNTQKLKHVPPKNEIDQFSLRLTRLLQDMFGSDAVTNDDKADLITVSIEGKEALINTEVLEVKTEDKAMFQMINTAIQRLHTSIEPGQS, encoded by the exons ATGGCTACCAAACGGCGAAGCGAAACGCAAGTTCCCGCGGAAGAAAGTGATCGCCTCATTATTCGTCCACT AGGAGCGGGACAGGAGGTTGGTCGATCATGTATCATGCTGGAATTCAAGGGCAAGAAGATCATG CTGGATTGCGGCATTCATCCTGGAAGGGAGGGTCTGGATTCTTTGCCATTTTTCGACATGATTGACCCTGAGGAAATTGATCTGCTTCTTATCAGCCA TTTCCATTTGGACCACTGCGGGGCTCTACCATTCTTCCTCAAGAAGACTAAGTTTCAGGGCAGGATCTTCATGACACACGCTACGAAGGCCATCTACCGCTGGCTGCTCTCTGATTATGTGAAAGTCAG TAATATCTCAGCGGAGAAGATGTTATACACAGACAATGATCTGCAGAACAGCATGGACCGAATCGAGACCATCAACTTCCATCAAGAGATTGAAGCAAGCGGAGTGAAGTTCTGGTGTTACAACGCTGGACATGTCTTAGGGGCGGCCATGTTCATGATTGAGATTGCGGGGGTCAAG ATTCTTTACACTGGAGATTTCTCAAGACAAGAAGACAGACATCTGATGGCTGCAGAGATTCCAAACATCAAACCAGACATACTCATCACG GAATCGACGTACGGAACACACATTCATGAAAAGCGCGATGAAAGAGAAGCAAGATTCACTGGAACAATTCACGATATCGTCAACAGAGGAGGGCGCTGTCTCATTCCAGTCTTTGCCCTGGGCAGGGCGCAGGAACTGCTCTTAATTCTAG aTGAGTACTGGGCCAACCATCCCGAGCTTCATGACATTCCGGTGTATTACGCCTCTTCACTCGCCAAGAAGTGCATGTCAGTCTATCAGACCTACATCAACGCCATGAACGAGAAGATTAGACAGCAG ATTGCTATCAGCAACCCTTTCGTCTTCAAACATATCTCCAACCTACGGGGAATGGACCACTTTGATGACGTCGGCCCATCCGTAGTCATGGCGAGCCCGGGTATGATGCAGAGTGGACTCTCGAGGGAGCTGTTCGAGACGTGGTGCACAGAGCGCAAGAATGGGCTGATTATCGCTGGTTACTGTGTGGAGGGAACAATGGCTAAG ACTGTAATGCAATCTCCAGAGGAGATCACAACGATGAACGGTCTGAAGATCCCGCTCAAGATGTCGGTCGATTACATCTCGTTCTCCGCTCACACAGACTACGAACAGACCAGCGAGTTCATTCGAGCACTCAAACCTCCACATATT GTGTTGGTTCACGGTGAGGCGAATGAGATGAGTCGATTAAAGACGGCTCTACTCCGAGAGTACGAAGACGACGAGGAGTCCCACATACAGATCCATAACCCAAGAATTACACAGGCTGTGGAGCTGTACTTCAGAGGAGAGAAAATGGCCAAG GTCATGGGTACGTTAGCGTCCAACAAGATCTCCAAAGACAACCGCATCTCAGGCATTCTGGTGAAGAGGAACTTCAACTATCATATCATGGCGCCCTCGGACCTCGCCGAGTACACGGACCTAGCCGTCAGCACCCTGACCCAACGAATGAGCGTTGCGTACAACGCACCTCTGTCGTTACTCACGCATTATCTGACGCAGCTGTCAGGTGACGTGGAGTACGTTGAGGTGTATAATAAACCGGCGTTGCGAATCTTCAGTGCGGTGACGATTGTTCATGAACCGGCAAAGGGGATGGTAACATTGGAG TGGGTGGCCAACGCAGTCAATGACATGTATGCAGATGCTGTGATGGCAATCGTGGTTAAGGTTTCTACAGATCCTAATACTCAGAAGt TGAAGCACGTTCCACCAAAGAACGAGATTGATCAGTTCAGTCTACGTCTGACAAGGCTTCTACAGGATATGTTTGGATCGGACGCGGTCACCAACGATGACAAGGCAGACCTAATCACAGTCAGCATCGAAGGCAAAGAAGCTTTGATTAATACAGAAGTACTA gAGGTGAAGACCGAAGACAAAGCTATGTTTCAGATGATCAACACAGCAATACAGAGATTACACACTTCAATCGAACCCGGACAGAGCTGA